The genomic window TACAAGACATGAGTGATTTTGATACGAAAACATCTAGTTGGGTAAAAACACCTATTGCTATTAGAAAACTAGGTGGAGCTCTTTTTTGTGATTACCGATTCGGACAAGTTTTTCTATACCATAATGGAGCTGAGTCCTATTATACCGGTCGAGGATTCCGGGGAGTACTGAGAGTATAATATCATTTTTAAAACGGAGGAGACAGGATGCAATGAAGATAAAACAGGGATATGAAACGATAAAGAAAAGTATCTGGCTTTATCCAGTCGTATATAGTGTATTAGCTTTATTATTAGCAGCTATTGTCGTTTTATTAGACAATGGATATTTGTTTGATATGAGACCCTATCTACCTGATTTATTATTAACGAGCGCAAGTTTAGCTAAGTCTGTTTTGGGCGTCGTTTCAAGTGCCTTCATTACAATCACAACCTTTACTTTTTCAACAACAATGGTCGTCTTGAGTGTCTATATGAGTGAGTTTTCTCCACGAGTAGTTGAAAATTTTCTAGCCGATGAGCGAACGATGAAATCTTTTGGTATTTTCGTAAGCGGATTTATCTATAGTATTACTTGCATGCTTTTTATCCGCGAAGAATATTTAACAAAACCCATTCTTGCCGGAACGATTGGAGTTATTTATATTATCTTTGGTTTATTTAATTTTATTTTATTTATTAATAGTGTGGGTAAATACATCCAGGCTAGTAATTTAATTGATCGTTTATACGTTCAAGCGCAAGAAGTTATTTCTATTTATAAAAATGAAATGAGCCAATATGAAATTGTCTCAAAAGCAGGTGTAGAAAGCCAAGGTCCAGGACTTCCGATAAGAGTTCAGACAAATGGGTACATTCAGATAGTAGATTATGATCGCTTATTTGAAGTAGCGAAAAAATACCAGGTAACCGTTCGCTTCAATAGAATGACGGGACAGTTTGTGACAAATGAAGTTGTTATAGGTGAATTGTTACTCAGTTCAGAAAGTACAGACACTCAAAGAGTAGCAGAAGAAATACGTGAGCACTATTTAATTGGGATGCGTCGTTCAGAAGAACAAGATTTTAATTTTTCTATCCAAAAGATGGTAGAAGTTGCGTTAAGAGCACTATCCCCGGGGACCAACGATCCTAATACGGCTGTTTTTTGTATTAATAGTTTGGGATTATTATTAGGAGAATTGTGTTCGTTAAAGGAGGGGTACGTTGTGATGGAAGAAGAAGGTTCAGAAGGTAAAATTTATCGAGAAACCTATGATTTAGATAGGTTGCTACGTGATACTTTCCTTCAAATCATTCACTATGGACAAGGAGATGTTTATGTGATGTTAGCTGTTTTTCAAGCTTACCGTCATATGACGAATGAAGCGAAATTTACCAATAGAGAAGTCATCCAGGAGCAAGCACATTACCTTTTTGATCGTTTGTTGAAAACGGTCCATGATTCTTTAGAAAAGAAATTAATTATAGAGGCCTACGAAGATATTCTTAAATCAGAAAGCAAATTTTAAATACAAAAACTATGTAAGGAATGTGTTCAACAAAAAAGAAGAAACAAGGGAGAACTAATCAGCTGATTAGATTGCTTGTTTCTTCTTTTTTAGATCATTCTACTATCGTATGCCCAATGAAGAAGCGTTTGCCTTTGTTTTTTTCTACAGCTTTGATCTTTATGCTCACAATTTTTCTTGATAGCTCCTGCATGCCTTTTAATAGCTTTCCATCTTTTGATTTGGATTTGATCTTCTTCAGGTAGTCTACGACCATAATAATAACGGCAATACCATTGGAACCAACCGCGTGGGTCCCCTGAATGAATCCAACCTTTTTCTTGCCAAGTTTCTAAGGGCATGGAGGCATCAACTTGATAATAATTCAATGAGATATCTTTTTTTTCTGGAGATAATTTAGCATGGTCAAACCAGTCAGATGGAAACTCATCTGCACAGTCAGTCATATATTTCCCACCAAAGATACCTAACGCTAAAAGTTCTTTAGGTGATAGCTCAGGTTTAAAATCCGGGTCAAAATTTTTACCAGA from Carnobacterium iners includes these protein-coding regions:
- a CDS encoding DUF2254 domain-containing protein, with the protein product MKIKQGYETIKKSIWLYPVVYSVLALLLAAIVVLLDNGYLFDMRPYLPDLLLTSASLAKSVLGVVSSAFITITTFTFSTTMVVLSVYMSEFSPRVVENFLADERTMKSFGIFVSGFIYSITCMLFIREEYLTKPILAGTIGVIYIIFGLFNFILFINSVGKYIQASNLIDRLYVQAQEVISIYKNEMSQYEIVSKAGVESQGPGLPIRVQTNGYIQIVDYDRLFEVAKKYQVTVRFNRMTGQFVTNEVVIGELLLSSESTDTQRVAEEIREHYLIGMRRSEEQDFNFSIQKMVEVALRALSPGTNDPNTAVFCINSLGLLLGELCSLKEGYVVMEEEGSEGKIYRETYDLDRLLRDTFLQIIHYGQGDVYVMLAVFQAYRHMTNEAKFTNREVIQEQAHYLFDRLLKTVHDSLEKKLIIEAYEDILKSESKF